One segment of Cutaneotrichosporon cavernicola HIS019 DNA, chromosome: 4 DNA contains the following:
- a CDS encoding uncharacterized protein (ChrR Cupin-like domain): MVKNGSQFHMAMDVKDTKTPWADVTDKILSYDPDTKNVTKLQVYAPGWKQGHGTYAHNYWEEILVVSGKIYDHTIERWVGPGEYACRPPGQKHGPFECGPDEGAVVLLVNTSSWPKE; the protein is encoded by the exons ATGGTGAAGAACGGGTCGCAATTCCACATGGCGATGGACGTCAAGGACACCAAGACGCCCTGGGCCGACGTCACGGACAA gaTCCTGAGCTACGA CCCCGACACGAAGAACGTCACCAAGTTGCAAGTGTACGCGCCAGGCTGGAAGCAGGGCCACGGCACCTATGCTCACAACTACTG GGAGGagatcctcgtcgtctcggGCAAGATTTACGACCACACGATTGAGCGCTGGGTGGGCCCGGGCGAGTACGCGTGCCGTCCGCCGGGACAGAAGCACGGGCCGTTCGAGTGCGGCCCGGACGAGGGGGCGGtcgtgctcctcgtcaacacgtcgagctggccCAAGGAGTAG
- a CDS encoding uncharacterized protein (-domain-containing protein) yields the protein MGDLADSDIPNIMAAAQQVSITDANGAYHKPDHLDLSWAPPLYERNISEGRPVRIVCVGAGFSGLCAAVHFKDHLSNYELQIYERADDVGGVWHQNRYPGVACDVPSHSYQLSFCEKTDWSAYYAPGSEIHSYLSTVAERYGLRKFIKLQHTVTHTRWDEERGKWFVTVTNAAGESHEDECDFVLLATGLLSKPIWPDSIPGRASFKGTMVHSGDWLAAKLSDDPAFWADKRVGVIGMGASGVQIVPTLQKKAKSVTNFGRSKLWISGGWGSKMFEKLHKYKKDHGPNYFFTEADIAEFKSEDAYRKFRCEIEEDLGSTHELSFRGHPLQDIFANKFTETMRDKVARKPEIADAILPDFPVGCRRLSPGPGYLEALCEDNCSLVTDKIESFTPAGIRTVDGTEHELDIIVCATGFDVTFIPAFPIIGRGGVNIQEVWARESRTYLGMFTPEMPNAFNVLTTQAAAQSGSLLVVLEQQCSYITKVIAKCQRDGYASFAPKREAVDDFLKYTDAYFGRTVLTTNCKSWYKNGETGEATIRSIWPGSGSHAFMALQNPRWEDFEWDRIKEQEHTMSWLGNGCAPYIDGAAVHLAMRGFYRPQTHFIY from the exons ATGGGCGATCTCGCAGACAGTGACATTCCAAACATCATGGCCGCCGCACAGCAGGTCTCAATCACCGACGCCAATGGCGCCTACCACAAACC TGACCACCTCGACTTGTCGTGGGCCCCGCCTCTCTACGAGCGCAACATCAGCGAGGGCCGCCCAGTTCGCATTGTATGTGTCGGCGCTGGGTTCAGCGGACTCTGCGCGGCAGTACACTTCAAGGACCACCTCAGCAACTACGAGTTGCAGATCTACGAGCGGGCCGATGATGTCGGTGGTGTTTGGCACCAGAACCGCTATCCCGGCGTTGCGTGCGACGTGCCCTCGCACTCTTACCAGCTCAGCTTCTGCGAGAAGACAGACTGGTCGGCATACTATGCTCCCGGATCCGAGATTCACAGCTACCTCAGTACCGTTGCGGAGCGGTATGGTCTGCGCAAGTTTATCAAGCTCCAGCACACAGTCACCCACACGCggtgggacgaggagcgtggCAAGTGGTtcgtcaccgtcaccaACGCCGCCGGCGAGAGCCACGAGGACGAATGCGACTTTGTGCTCTTGGCAACAGGGCTGCTCTCCAAGCCCATCTGGCCCGACAGCATCCCCGGCCGCGCATCATTCAAGGGTACAATGGTTCACTCGGGCGACTGGCTTGCCGCCAAGCTCTCCGACGACCCAGCGTTCTGGGCCGACAAGCGAGTCGGGGTGATTGGAATGGGTGCAAGTGGTGTTCAGATCGTCCCCACGCtccagaagaaggccaagagCGTCACTAACTTTGGCCGTAGCAAGCTGTGGATCTCGGGCGGGTGGGGTTCCAAAATGTTCGAGAAGCTGCACAAGTACAAGAAGGACCACGGGCCCAACTATTTCTTCACGGAGGCTGACATTGCCGAGTTCaagagcgaggacgcgtACCGCAAGTTCCGGTGCGAAATTGAAGAGGACCTGGGCTCGACGCACGAATTGTCGTTCCGTGGCCACCCACTGCAAGACATCTTTGCAAACAAGTTTACCGAGACTATGCGGGATAAAGTCGCCAGGAAGCCTGAGATTGCCGACGCCATCCTCCCCGACTTTCCCGTGGGATGCAGGCGTCTCTCCCCCGGTCCGGGGTATCTCGAAGCTCTATGCGAGGACAACTGTAGCCTTGTAACCGACAAGATCGAGTCTTTTACGCCTGCAGGTATCCGGACTGTGGACGGTACTgagcacgagctcgacatcATCGTATGTGCGACAGGCTTCGACGTGACTTTTATCCCCGCCTTCCCGATCATCGGACGTGGCGGTGTCAATATTCAAGAGGTGTGGGCCAGAGAGAGCCGGACCTACCTGGGCATGTTCACGCCCGAGATGCCCAACGCCTTCAACGTCCTCACGACGCAAGCGGCCGCCCAATCCGGTTCTCTTCTCGTCGTACTCGAGCAGCAGTGCTCGTACATCACCAAAGTGATTGCCAAATGTCAACGCGACGGGTACGCCTCCTTCGCCCCGAAGCGGGAGGCAGTCGACGACTTTCTCAAATACACAGACGCGTACTTTGGCCGCACAGTCCTCACTACCAACTGCAAGAGCTGGTACAAGAATGGCGAGACAGGCGAGGCTACCATCCGCTCGATTTGGCCCGGTAGCGGATCGCACGCGTTCATGGCCCTCCAGAACCCACGATGGGAGGACTTTGAGTGGGACCGCATCAAGGAACAAGAGCATACCATGAGTTGGCTTGGGAACGGGTGCGCACCGTACATCGATGGCGCTGCCGTCCACCTCGCTATGCGTGGCTTCTACAGGCCCCAGACGCACTTTATTTACTAG
- a CDS encoding uncharacterized protein (Protein of unknown function (DUF2611)): MSYNIAGKAIKNEYLAIGTILTTIGIAVAASGGDKKAATDAAPPPVKQDSSINTGNSDEDEFIRAFVAEAEKEGSH; encoded by the exons ATGTCGTACAACATCGCGGGCAAGGCAATCAAG aacGAGTACCT cgcgaTCGGTACGATCCTCACGACGATTGGCAttgccgtcgccgcctcggGCGGTGACAAGAAGGCTgccaccgacgccgcccctccccccgTCAAGCAGGACTCGTCAATCAACACCGGCAACtctgacgaggacgagtt catcCGCGCGttcgtcgccgaggccgagaaggagggctCGCACTAG
- the mrpl16 gene encoding uncharacterized protein (Belongs to the universal ribosomal protein uL16 family), giving the protein MLRSALSSLGLFRRPTPSFAPAAAVSPIAAMGVRFRGQLAPRRTKYRKSQKGRPSFPTGGSIKGTTLQFDGYGLRLLSAVRLTAAQLTSIRESVKRKIKPIKGAEFYLRVFPDVPVCVKGNETRMGKGKGAFEYWACRVPAGRVVMEVAGGDIREEVAKQALKLAQVKIPVKTEFISRKTPPRLGTLVSGELSKPEEAQKLVTVQPQLSPVLQSLQARSAAAST; this is encoded by the exons ATGCTCCGCTCCGCCCTTAGCTCGCTTGGGCTGTTCCGTCGACCGACGCCGTCGTTCGctccggcggcggctgtcTCGCCGATTGCTGCGATGGGTGTGCGGTTCCGTGGGCAgttggcgccgaggagaacaAAGTACCGCAAGAGCCAGAAGGGCCGTCCATCT TTCCCTACT ggCGGCTCCATCAAGGGCACAACGCTCCAGTTTGACGGCTATGGCCTTCGCCTGCTCTCGGCGGTCCGCCTGACGGCCGCGCAGCTCACCTCGATCCGCGAGTCGGTCAAGCGCAAGATCAAGCCGATCAAGGGTGCTGAG TTTTACCTCCGTGTCTTCCCCGACGTCCCCGTCTGCGTCAAGGGCAACGAAACCCGTAtgggcaagggcaagggcgcCTTTGAGTATTGGGCGTGTCGCGTCCCCGCCGGCCGCGTCGTGATGGAGGTTGCTGGCGGCGACATCCGTGAGGAGGTTGCCAAGCAGgccctcaagctcgcccaGGTCAAGATCCCCGTCAAGACCGAGTTTATCTCGCGCAAGACGCCGCCACGTCTCGGAACACTCGTGTCTGGCGAGCTCAGCAagcccgaggaggcgcagaAGCTCGTGACCGTTCAGCCCCAGCTCAGCCCCGTGCTTCAGAGCTTGCAAGCGCGGTCTGCGGCTGCGTCGACATAG
- a CDS encoding uncharacterized protein (Component of the eukaryotic translation initiation factor 3 (eIF-3) complex, which is involved in protein synthesis of a specialized repertoire of mRNAs and, together with other initiation factors, stimulates binding of mRNA and methionyl-tRNAi to the 40S ribosome. The eIF-3 complex specifically targets and initiates translation of a subset of mRNAs involved in cell proliferation) produces MSDCVAIAPELPFRSQIAETLQHASRSMQPAEQVAARELLNTFDKQLKPADGTEPTVETKREIVRKVVDTFVETKGALEAAKEGEAESCSLLLQHVIADNFDTAGTDYATLVKSVAEAVRVGGEAAAEAGRPGKVEIAERILTNSYNFFPAESPLRPAVLLTLITLLGAADDLSALPLTPAILNPALSQWSTSEADKVAFLTQAAGVYEKAGDLARALDLTVLALERAVDGKMAEHALALALAVPNRFDVDDILKVQGARDSLAGHADELVDLFTKVDELAAVDKAAAWAKANGAYVDSLGVAGLDADEVLRKVRLVALTTLAARSATKEISYADLAGALKVDEAEVEAWVIDAIRAGLLQARLSQPQSLVRIISVSSRGTRRFGTDEWKLLEKRLGEWKVAVAEARVTIESAEEVAAQGPITNQRRPQQRRQQGQQEQQEETAQA; encoded by the exons ATGTCCGACTGTGTCGCCATTGCCCCCGAGCTGCCCTTCCGGTCACAG ATTGCCGAGACGCTGCAGCATGCCTCGCGGTCGATGCAGCCCGCCGAGCAGGTtgctgcgcgcgagctgctgaACACGTTTGACAAGCAGCTCAAACCTGCCGATGGCACCGAACCTACTGTCGAGACCAAGCGCGAGATTGTGCGCAAGGTCGTTGACACGTTTGTCGAGACAAAGGGCGCACTCGAGGCCGCAAAGGAGGGAG AGGCCGAGTCGTGTAGCCTTTTGTTGCAACATGTGATTGCGGACAACTTTGACACTGCTGGCACCGATTACGCCACGCTCGTCAAGTCTGTGGCGGAGGCGGTGcgcgttggcggcgaggcggcggcagaGGCCGGACGGCCAGGAAAGGTCGagatcgccgagcgcat CCTGACCAACTCGTACAACTTCTTCCCCGCAGAGTCTCCCCTCCGCCCCGCCGTCCTCTTGACCCTCAtcacgctcctcggcgcagccgacgacctctccgccctccccctGACTCCCGCGATCCTCAACCCTGCCCTCAGCCAGTGGTCCACGTCCGAGGCGGACAAGGTCGCGTTCCTCACCCAGGCTGCTGGCGTGTACGAGAAGGCCGGTGACCTCGCTCGCGCCCTTGACCTGACGGTtctggcgctcgagcgcgcagTGGACGGCAAGATGGCCGAGcacgctctcgctctcgctctcgccgtcCCCAACCgcttcgacgtcgacgacatcctCAAGGTGCAGGGTGCGCGTGACTCGCTCGCGGGacacgccgacgagcttgtcgacctcttcaccaaggtcgacgagctcgctgccgtcgacaaggccgcAGCGTGGGCCAAGGCTAACGGCGCGTACGTTGACAGTCTTGGTGTTGCTgggctcgacgccgacgaggtcctGCGCAAggtccgcctcgtcgccctgACGACCCTGGCCGCCCGCAGCGCGACAAAGGAGATTAGCTatgccgacctcgcgggcgccctcaaggtcgacgaggccgaggtcgaggctTGGGTTATTGACGCGATCCgcgccggcctcctccaggcCCGCCTGAGCCAGCCCCAGAGCCTTGTCCGTATCATCTCGGTCAGCTCGCGCGGTACCCGCCGCTTTGGCACCGACGAGTGGAAGCTCCTTGAGAAGCGCCTTGGCGAGTGGAAGGTCGCTGTTGCCGAGGCCCGTGTCACCATTGAGAGCGCTGAGGAGGTTGCCGCCCAGGGGCCAATCACCAACCAGCGCAGGCCGCAGCAGCGCCGGCAGCAGGGCCAGCAGGAGCAGCAGGAGGAGACCGCCCAGGCGTAG
- the GIM4 gene encoding uncharacterized protein (Prefoldin subunit): protein MPPKADPAKISSQDVPVLFQRYRTELQNLAQKIGELESELEEHALVLGTLQPLTKTEPERTCYRLIGGVLVQRTVKDVVPALETNYGGIKEVLETLVKTYKGKEEEFNAFQREHKIQMPGRA from the exons ATGCCGCCAAAAGCAGACCCAGCAAAGATTTCATCACAGGACGTGCCGGTCCTGTTCCAGCGATACCGTACCGAGCTCCAGAACCTCGCGCAGAAgatcggcgagctcgagagcgagctcgaggaacATGC actcgtcctcggaaCACTCCAGCCACTGACCAAGACGGAGCCCGAGCGCACATGCTACCGCCTCATCGGGGGCGTGCTCGTGCAGCGCACGGTCAAGGACGTGGTGCCTGCTCTCGAGACCAACTACGGCGGGATTAAGGAGGTGCTCGAGACGCTTGTCAAGACGtacaagggcaaggaggaggagtttAACGCGTTCCAGCGCGAGCACAAGATCCAA atgCCGGGGCGTGCTTAG
- a CDS encoding uncharacterized protein (Thiolase, N-terminal domain), which produces MRASARVLVSHIPRREAFIVASKRTPFGAFGGSLKDLKASELGGIAGRAALAELPSELEVDQVFFGGVTQTDNSTPYLARHVGLRSGLADEVPALTVNRLCGSGFQAAITAAQTIALGEADVCLTGGAEAMSMAPMTLGGAARWGMRFGQNQTLEDSLFACLTDQNPNGKPTPMGITAENLAQKYGITREMADNYALQSQMRYQEGLAAGAFKDEITPVTIKGRKGDIVVDKDEHPKGKTTIESLQKLPSVFIPKTGTVTAGNASGICDGASVNIVVSEDAVKKYNLKPLARIASYSWSACSPEIMGIGPAVSVRQALAKIGMSVHDMDLIDINEAFSTQWLAVQKELELPNDKSNLFGGSVAVGHPLAASGARITGNLVHNLIRLDKKWGLGGACIGGGQGIAIVLERV; this is translated from the exons ATGCGCGCCTCTGCCCGTGTCCTCGTCTCCCACATCCCCCGCCGTGAGGCCTTCATCGTCGCCTCGAAGCGCACGCCGTTCGGCGCTTTCGGCGGctcgctcaaggacctcaagGCGTCCGAGCTGGGTGGTATCGCGGGCCGcgctgccctcgccgagcttccgtccgagcttgaggtcgaCCAGGTTTTCTTTGG CGGCGTGACTCAGACGGACAACTCGACGCCGTACCTCGCCCGCCATGTCGGTCTGCGTTCCggtctcgccgacgaggtgccgGCCCTCACTGTTAACCGCCTCTGTGGCTCGGGTTTCCAGGCCGCCATCACTGCTGCTCAGACAATCGCTCTCGGTGAGGCGGACGTCTGTCTTACTGGTGGTGCCGAGGCCATGTCTATGGCGCCCATGACtctgggcggcgcggcgcgttGGGGCATGCGGTTCGGCCAGAACCAGACTCTCGAGGACTCGCTCTTCGCCTGTCTCACCGACCAGAACCCTAATGGCAAGCCCACCCCCATGGGCATTACCGCCGAGAACCTCGCTCAGAAGTACGGCATCACGCGTGAGATGGCCGACAACTACGCTCTCCAGTCGCAGATGCGGTACCAGGAGGGTCTCGCTGCCGGTGcgttcaaggacgagatCACGCCCGTGACTATCAAGGGACGTAAGGgcgacattgtcgtcgacaaggacgagcacCCCAAGGGCAAGACGACCATCGAGTCGCTCCAGAAGCTCCCGTCCGTCTTCATCCCCAAGACGGGCACTGTGACCGCCGGTAACGCCTCTGGTATCTGTGACGGCGCGTCCGTCAACATTGTCGTCTCAGAGGACGCTGTTAAAAAGTACAACCTCAAGCCACTTGCGCGTATTGCTTCGTACAGCTGgtcggcgtgctcgcccGAGATTATGGGCATTGGCCCCGCCGTCTCGGTCCGCCAGGCGCTCGCCAAGATCGGCATGAGCGTCCACGACATGGACCTTATTGACATTAACGAGGCTTTCTCGACTCAGTGGCTCGCTGTCcagaaggagctcgagctccccAACGACAAGTCCAACCTCTTTGGTGGCTCCGTTGCCGTCGGCCACCCCCTCGCCGCTTCGGGCGCCCGTATCACCGGTAACCTCGTCCACAACCTCATCCGCCTCGACAAGAAGTGGGGTCTTGGTGGTGCCTGCATTGGCGGTGGCCAGGGCATTGCCatcgtccttgagcgcgtctAA
- a CDS encoding uncharacterized protein (WD domain, G-beta repeat): MSSLDEFYDDLDDDQLIEMDEEGSEYVDALDALFNMSDDEDEDEDEGEDEDEDDPDVHMDESEGDSEEEDEEEERTGVYIVERDSDDSDQGIELRIDPSNPGHVMEILSLLRLHAGNTQQAQLSLRRLVGMPRESRRKRKWWKPQVEPHPAGLALLRSGDFGPVGPPRSKGKHRRPGERYALRTARGWRPSQPTIPNTHGTVVAEYASVPYVGQFCGPDYGVFYTATQNFKLYLYNTTAPKHEEWRQVRGGGTQVVTAGYPGVVSDDESDEEWPRGGRWGRHPEAASSMTALKTVQGVEGRWTVTDADANRSGSRMIYSSITPFVHMLRTDEHDSEHTTLDFRAGRHDHFGIWSIRFSADGKEVVAGASNGDIMVYDIAAERRTLRVMGHADDVNAVCFADQSSTNILVSGSDDGYVKVWDRRSLSSNIPSGVLAGATEGITYASPKGDGRYIVANSKDQAARLYDLRKMRSWHEFDNEPDGVSSYGQSHFDYRGDRYLKPERLAHPRDCSVMTYRGHSVLRTLIRCHFSPVESTGQAYIYSGSADGMVHIWSLDGRVVQVLNRAESVPLRNSRGGFNDPSAPARSPAAHPFGRGWVVRDVAWHAHEPTLMSTCWEVEGRFRDCGSVAKHEWKGLGKGGLGLEDWVDKARAEQEG, translated from the exons ATGAgcagcctcgacgagttTTACGACGAtctggacgacgaccagCTGAttgagatggacgaggaggggagcgagtacgtcgacgccctcgatgCCTTGTTCAACAtgtccgacgacgaggacgaggacgaggacgagggcgaagacgaagacgaagacgaTCCCGACGTACACATGGACGAGAGTGAGGGTgacagcgaggaagaggatgaggaggaagagcgtACAGGCGTATACATTGTCGAGCgggacagcgacgacagcgaTCAAGGTATCGAGCTCCGTATCGACCCCTCAAACCCGGGACATGTCATGGAGATCCTCTCGCTGCTACGCCTGCACGCCGGAAACACTCAGCAGGCACAACTATCGCTTCGTCGCCTGGTTGGCATGCCGCGCGAGAGCCGGCGTAAACGCAAGTGGTGGAAACCGCAGGTGGAGCCGCATCCCGCTGGCCTTGCCCTACTGCGTTCAGGCGACTTTGGACCTGTTGGCCCACCACGGAGCAAGGGCAAGCACCGTCGTCCGGGTGAGCGGTACGCGTTGCGAACAGCGCGTGGATGGCGCCCTTCTCAACCTACGATCCCAAACACCCACGGCACCGTTGTGGCCGAGTACGCGTCTGTGCCGTATGTCGGCCAGTTCTGTGGGCCCGACTATGGTGTCTTCT ATACCGCAACACAGAATTTCAAACTGTACTTGTACAACACGACTGCTCCGAAACACGAGGAGTGGCGGCAAGTACGTGGCGGCGGGACACAGGTCGTCACGGCCGGGTATCCGGGAGTCGTatcggacgacgagtcggaTGAGGAatggccgcgcggcgggcggtgGGGACGCCACcccgaggcggcgagcagTATGACTGCTCTCAAGACGGTACagggcgtcgaggggcGGTGGACAGTGACTGATGCGGACGCAAATCGTTCCGGCTCACGCATGATCTACTCGAGCATCACGCCGTTCGTGCACATGCTCCGGACTGATGAGCATGATAGTGAACACACGACACTCGACTTCCGCGCCGGTCGTCATGACCACTTTGGGATCTGGAGCATCCGTTTCTCGGCGGATGGAAAAGAGGTCGTGGCCGGCGCGTCGAATGGCGATATCATGGTGTATGATATTGCAGCGGAACGGCGTACCCTCAGAGTCATGGGTcatgccgacgacgtgaATGCTGTTTGTTTCGCCGACCAAAGTTCGACGAATATCCTCGTGAGCGGAAGCGACGACGGCTACGTCAAGGTGTGGGACCGCCGGTCTCTGTCGTCCAACATTCCCTCTGGAGTATTAGCTGGCGCCACTGAGGGGATCACATATGCCTCGCCGAAGGGTGATGGGCGCTACATTGTGGCGAATAGCAAAGACCAAGCTGCGCGATTATATGATTTACGCAAGATGCGCAGCTGGCACGAATTCGACAACGAGCCCGACGGCGTCTCATCGTATGGCCAATCCCATTTCGACT ACCGTGGCGATCGATACCTCAAGCCCGAACGCCTTGCCCACCCCCGCGACTGCTCCGTCATGACGTACCGCGGCCACAGCGTTCTCCGCACCCTCATCCGATGCCACTTCTCGCCCGTCGAATCCACCGGCCAAGCATACATCTACTCGGGCAGCGCCGACGGCATGGTCCACATCTGGTCTCTTGACGGGCGCGTCGTCCAAGTCCTCAACCGAGCTGAAAGTGTGCCCCTCCGTAACTCTCGTGGAGGATTTAATGACCCGAGCGCGCCGGCCCGGtcccccgccgcccacccGTTCGGGAGGGGATGGGTCGTACGCGACGTTGCGTGGCATGCCCACGAACCAACGCTCATGAGTACGTGCTGGGAAGTTGAGGGGCGGTTCCGCGACTGTGGCAGCGTCGCCAAACATGAATGGAAGGGACTCGGTAAGGGCGGCCTAGGCCTCGAGGACTGGGTTGACAAGGCGCGTGCGGAGCAGGAGGGATAG